One stretch of Rathayibacter festucae DSM 15932 DNA includes these proteins:
- a CDS encoding dipeptide/oligopeptide/nickel ABC transporter permease/ATP-binding protein codes for MTPSDDSARTNGRADEQTAPPVQSTPTSQAAGAGHADAAPLTRGIAIPSTEGLQTIAAEVRAARTPLWRRLLKDPQALITSVLLLLVLLVGVLAPLLAPMGANDSSLSAINSPAGTPGYPFGADESGRDILSRMILSTQTAVIAGLIGAGVALVIGVVAGLIGGYFGRVTQATTEWVFSLIMTFPGLLLLIILMPVTGGDYRATMLIFGVLLSPGIYRIVRNLVLGVKNELYVDAARVSGLGNLRILGRHVLSVVRGPIIIAAAFLFGSAIAVQSGLAFLGVGSLEVPSYGAMIASGFRNLYIAPTQFLWPSIGLGIITASLVLLGNSLRDALEGSKPTPAKIGGGQRVVADEAVDRERAARSLLDIRDLVIAYPSPDGTLNEVVHGVSLTVARGEVMGLVGESGSGKSQTAFATLGVLPNEAVVVRGSILFDGTELIGLSDAQMRPFRGKAISYIPQEPMSNLDPSFTVGAQLVEGARAALGISKKEARSRILALLARVGIADPESTFRSYPHQISGGMAQRVLIAGAVVSRPKLLIADEPTTALDVTVQAEILDLLRDLQDELDMAVLLVTHNFGVVADVCNRIAVMRRGEIVEQGEVEAVFDAPEHPYTAMLLDSILDEETVRTDPPVTATTTGGAA; via the coding sequence ATGACCCCGTCCGACGACAGCGCCCGCACGAACGGCCGGGCCGACGAGCAGACCGCCCCTCCGGTGCAGTCCACCCCCACCTCGCAGGCCGCGGGTGCCGGCCACGCCGACGCGGCTCCGCTCACCCGCGGGATCGCGATCCCGAGCACCGAGGGGCTGCAGACCATCGCGGCCGAGGTCCGCGCCGCGCGGACGCCGCTCTGGCGGCGTCTGCTGAAGGACCCGCAGGCGCTGATCACCTCCGTGCTCCTGCTCCTCGTCCTCCTCGTCGGCGTCCTCGCGCCGCTGCTCGCGCCGATGGGCGCGAACGACTCGAGCCTCTCCGCGATCAACTCGCCCGCCGGGACCCCGGGCTACCCGTTCGGTGCCGACGAGTCCGGCCGCGACATCCTGAGCCGGATGATCCTCTCGACCCAGACCGCGGTCATCGCCGGACTGATCGGCGCCGGGGTCGCCCTCGTGATCGGCGTCGTGGCCGGCTTGATCGGCGGCTACTTCGGCCGCGTGACGCAGGCGACCACCGAGTGGGTCTTCAGCCTGATCATGACCTTCCCCGGCCTGCTGCTGCTGATCATCCTGATGCCGGTGACCGGCGGCGACTACCGCGCCACCATGCTCATCTTCGGCGTCCTGCTCTCCCCGGGCATCTACCGCATCGTGCGGAATCTGGTCCTCGGGGTGAAGAACGAGCTCTACGTCGACGCCGCGCGCGTCTCGGGGCTCGGGAACCTCCGCATCCTCGGCCGGCACGTGCTCTCCGTCGTCCGCGGGCCGATCATCATCGCCGCCGCCTTCCTCTTCGGCTCGGCCATCGCCGTGCAGTCCGGCCTGGCCTTCCTCGGCGTCGGCTCCCTCGAGGTCCCCAGCTACGGCGCCATGATCGCGTCGGGCTTCCGCAACCTCTACATCGCGCCGACGCAGTTCCTCTGGCCCAGCATCGGCCTCGGGATCATCACCGCGTCGCTCGTCCTGCTCGGCAACTCGCTCCGCGACGCGCTCGAGGGCTCGAAGCCCACGCCCGCGAAGATCGGCGGAGGGCAGCGGGTCGTCGCCGACGAGGCCGTGGACCGCGAGCGGGCCGCCCGCTCCCTGCTCGACATCCGCGACCTGGTGATCGCCTACCCGAGCCCCGACGGCACCCTCAACGAGGTGGTCCACGGCGTCTCGCTCACCGTCGCCCGCGGCGAGGTGATGGGGCTCGTCGGCGAGTCCGGCTCCGGCAAGTCGCAGACCGCGTTCGCGACGCTCGGCGTCCTGCCGAACGAGGCGGTGGTCGTCCGCGGCTCCATCCTCTTCGACGGCACCGAGCTGATCGGGCTCTCCGACGCGCAGATGCGCCCCTTCCGCGGCAAGGCGATCTCCTACATCCCGCAGGAGCCGATGTCGAACCTCGACCCCTCCTTCACCGTCGGCGCGCAGCTCGTCGAGGGCGCGCGCGCCGCGCTCGGGATCTCGAAGAAGGAGGCCCGGTCGCGCATCCTCGCGCTGCTCGCCCGGGTGGGCATCGCCGACCCGGAGAGCACCTTCCGCTCCTACCCGCACCAGATCTCCGGCGGGATGGCGCAGCGCGTCCTCATCGCCGGCGCCGTGGTCAGCCGCCCGAAGCTGCTGATCGCCGACGAGCCCACGACCGCGCTCGACGTGACGGTGCAGGCCGAGATCCTCGACCTGCTGCGCGATCTGCAGGACGAGCTCGACATGGCCGTGCTGCTGGTGACCCACAACTTCGGCGTCGTCGCCGACGTCTGCAACCGCATCGCCGTGATGCGCCGGGGCGAGATCGTCGAGCAGGGCGAGGTCGAGGCCGTCTTCGACGCTCCCGAGCATCCCTACACCGCGATGCTGCTCGACTCGATCCTCGACGAGGAGACGGTCAGAACCGACCCGCCGGTGACGGCGACGACCACCGGAGGTGCGGCGTGA
- a CDS encoding ATP-binding cassette domain-containing protein, with translation MSLLEIRDLRVAFPGRGFRAKPVEVLHGIDLDVAAGETVGLVGESGSGKTTIGRAVLGLVRPSAGTIRFDGQEIGGLRGAARRAIADQIQVVFQDPYTSLNPSMTIGEILAEPLVVQGSSPKDARARVRTLLDQVQLPSDALERLPREFSGGQRQRVAIARALAPGPRLIVCDEPVSALDLSTQARVMELFVEIQRATGVAYLFVSHDLSVIRHISHRVAVLYRGDLVETGDAPTVTLTPSHPYTRRLLLAAPVADPRRQSARREQRRITLKEAS, from the coding sequence GTGAGCCTGCTCGAGATCCGCGACCTGCGCGTCGCCTTCCCCGGCCGCGGCTTCCGCGCGAAGCCCGTCGAGGTGCTGCACGGCATCGACCTCGACGTCGCAGCGGGCGAGACCGTCGGCCTCGTCGGCGAGTCCGGCTCGGGCAAGACCACGATCGGCCGCGCCGTCCTCGGTCTCGTCCGGCCCTCCGCCGGAACCATCCGCTTCGACGGCCAGGAGATCGGCGGTCTGCGCGGCGCCGCCCGTCGCGCGATCGCCGACCAGATCCAGGTCGTCTTCCAGGACCCGTACACCTCGCTGAACCCGTCGATGACGATCGGCGAGATCCTCGCCGAGCCGCTCGTGGTCCAGGGCTCGAGCCCCAAGGACGCCCGGGCCCGGGTGCGCACGCTGCTCGACCAGGTCCAGCTGCCGTCCGACGCCCTCGAGCGCCTGCCGCGCGAGTTCTCCGGCGGGCAGCGCCAGCGCGTCGCCATCGCCCGCGCGCTGGCCCCCGGTCCGCGCCTGATCGTCTGCGACGAGCCCGTCTCGGCGCTCGACCTCTCCACGCAGGCGCGGGTGATGGAGCTGTTCGTCGAGATCCAGCGCGCGACCGGCGTCGCCTACCTCTTCGTCTCGCACGATCTCTCGGTCATCCGGCACATCAGCCATCGGGTCGCGGTCCTCTACCGCGGCGACCTGGTCGAGACCGGCGACGCGCCCACGGTCACGCTGACCCCGTCGCACCCGTACACCCGGCGGCTCCTGTTGGCAGCCCCGGTCGCCGACCCGCGCCGCCAGAGCGCGCGCCGCGAGCAGCGCCGCATCACACTGAAGGAGGCCTCATGA
- a CDS encoding glycoside hydrolase family 43 protein yields MTALALPGFHPDPSICRMGEQYFLITSSFEYFPGVPIFTSTDLASWKQLGSVLDRPSQLDVRTGIENASGGIYAPTLRHHDGRFWMVTTNLHEIRDGHLIVHAEDPAGPWSEPVRTTGLLGIDPDLSWGEDGVCRLTWSDVVNGGISQAVVDPFTGEVLSEPTEIWRGTGGAHAEGPHVFSRGGRWYLVVAEGGTAHGHMVTIARADAPDGPYESNPANPILSHRSTTDPVQSTGHADLVELADGGWAIVHLGTRPRGSFPKWHTNGRETFLSGIDWVDDWPVVVEDRFAPAAATPDLDERFNGPSLHPRWIAPGAVPASFASTSAEGLRLLAGRAPQSPAAERLLAVRATEQTWTATVEGEGDLSLTVRIDDEHQAMVERVGGVVRARLVVGPLDQVLEEREDLGAQARLVARADPFGGQPGQRQGPDRIVLGAEGPEGFVELASFDGRYLSTEVAGGFTGRVIGVEALGADALVTRFTLSAA; encoded by the coding sequence ATGACCGCGCTCGCCCTGCCCGGCTTCCACCCGGACCCGTCGATCTGCCGGATGGGGGAGCAGTATTTCCTGATCACCTCGAGCTTCGAGTACTTCCCCGGCGTCCCGATCTTCACGAGCACCGACCTCGCGAGTTGGAAGCAGCTCGGCAGCGTCCTGGACCGGCCCTCGCAGCTCGACGTGCGCACCGGCATCGAGAACGCGAGCGGCGGGATCTACGCCCCCACCCTGCGCCACCACGACGGCCGCTTCTGGATGGTCACCACGAACCTGCACGAGATCCGCGACGGGCACCTGATCGTGCACGCCGAGGACCCGGCCGGCCCGTGGAGCGAGCCCGTCCGCACGACCGGACTGCTCGGCATCGATCCCGACCTCTCCTGGGGCGAGGACGGCGTCTGCCGGCTGACCTGGTCCGACGTCGTGAACGGCGGCATCTCCCAGGCGGTCGTCGATCCCTTCACCGGGGAGGTGCTCTCCGAGCCGACGGAGATCTGGCGCGGCACCGGCGGCGCGCACGCCGAGGGGCCGCACGTCTTCTCCCGCGGCGGCCGCTGGTACCTCGTGGTCGCCGAGGGCGGAACGGCGCACGGCCACATGGTGACGATCGCGCGGGCGGACGCTCCCGACGGTCCGTACGAGTCGAACCCGGCGAATCCGATCCTCAGCCACCGCAGCACGACCGATCCGGTGCAGTCGACCGGTCACGCCGACCTCGTCGAGCTCGCCGACGGCGGCTGGGCGATCGTGCACCTCGGCACCCGCCCGCGCGGGTCCTTCCCGAAGTGGCACACCAACGGCCGCGAGACCTTCCTCTCCGGCATCGACTGGGTCGACGACTGGCCCGTTGTCGTCGAGGACCGGTTCGCCCCGGCCGCCGCCACCCCCGACCTCGACGAGCGCTTCAACGGTCCATCGCTGCATCCGCGCTGGATCGCGCCGGGCGCGGTGCCCGCATCGTTCGCGTCGACGTCGGCCGAGGGCCTCCGGCTCCTGGCCGGCCGTGCACCGCAGTCCCCGGCCGCCGAGCGGCTGCTCGCGGTGCGCGCGACCGAGCAGACCTGGACCGCCACCGTCGAGGGCGAGGGCGACCTCTCCCTCACGGTCCGGATCGACGACGAGCACCAGGCGATGGTGGAGCGCGTCGGCGGCGTCGTCCGCGCGCGTCTCGTCGTCGGGCCGCTCGACCAGGTCCTGGAGGAGCGCGAGGACCTCGGTGCGCAGGCGCGCCTGGTCGCCCGCGCGGATCCCTTCGGCGGGCAGCCCGGCCAGCGGCAGGGTCCGGACCGGATCGTGCTCGGCGCCGAGGGCCCGGAGGGGTTCGTCGAGCTCGCGTCCTTCGACGGCCGGTACCTCTCGACCGAGGTCGCCGGCGGCTTCACCGGTCGGGTGATCGGCGTCGAGGCGCTGGGCGCCGATGCGCTGGTGACCCGGTTCACGCTCTCGGCCGCGTGA